The Daucus carota subsp. sativus chromosome 7, DH1 v3.0, whole genome shotgun sequence genome window below encodes:
- the LOC108192369 gene encoding probable protein phosphatase 2C 47 → MWTELGGLGVMMMVPGTDVMPQCASFDDGCNKDGGVYSVEVDDCEELKSSCQGKAGKPPRNDLPVMRHCISQAMLAGNSELENPVEMKSPPVEQTEFIPVLRSGSCSEIGPKPYMEDEFICVDDLHECLGGASNFPSPGAFYGVFDGHGGVDAASYTSKNILNLIVGDSHFPVGVKVAVRNAFVKADHALADSKSLDQSSGTTALTALVLGRNMLIANAGDSRAVLGKRGRAIELSKDHKPNCTSEKLRIEKLGGVIYDGYLNGQLSVARALGDWHMKGPKGSPCPLSSEPEIEEVVLTKEDEFLIIGCDGLWDVMSSQYAVTVVRKELMMHNDPEKCSRVLVKEALKRNSCDNLTVVVVCFSSDPPPKIEVPRSQRRRSISAEGLDLLKGCLEF, encoded by the exons ATGTGGACTGAATTGGGGGGGTTGGGAGTAATGATGATGGTTCCGGGCACCGATGTGATGCCACAATGTGCCTCATTCGATGATGGATGCAATAAGGATGGTGGTGTGTATTCTGTGGAAGTTGATGATTGCGAGGAATTGAAGAGCTCGTGCCAAGGGAAGGCGGGGAAGCCTCCCAGAAATGATCTGCCTGTTATGCGACATTGTATTAGCCAAGCTATGTTGGCAGGCAATTCTGAGTTG GAAAATCCTGTTGAAATGAAGTCACCGCCTGTTGAGCAAACTGAGTTTATACCTGTACTTAGATCGGGTAGCTGCTCTGAGATTGGACCAAAGCCATACATGGAGGATGAGTTCATTTGTGTAGATGATCTTCATGAGTGTCTTGGCGGAGCTTCAAACTTCCCTTCTCCTGGCGCTTTTTATGGG GTTTTCGATGGGCATGGTGGAGTCGATGCTGCATCATACACTAGCAAGAACATCCTCAACTTGATTGTAGGCGATTCACATTTTCCAGTAGGGGTGAAAGTTGCTGTTAGGAATGCTTTTGTAAAGGCTGATCATGCATTAGCAGATAGTAAATCCCTAGACCAATCCTCAGGCACCACAGCGTTGACTGCCCTTGTACTGGGAAG GAACATGCTGATTGCTAATGCCGGAGACTCAAGAGCTGTACTAGGTAAACGCGGAAGAGCAATTGAACTGTCCAAGGACCATAAACCTAACTGCACCTCGGAAAAACTAAGAATAGAGAAGTTGGGGGGAGTCATTTACGATGGATATCTAAACGGACAACTATCCGTTGCTCGTGCTCTTGGAGACTGGCACATGAAAGGTCCTAAAGGTTCACCCTGTCCCTTAAGCTCTGAGCCAGAAATAGAAGAGGTTGTCTTAACAAAGGAAGACGAGTTCTTGATAATTGGCTGTGATGGTCTTTGGGATGTAATGAGCAGCCAGTATGCTGTGACTGTTGTGAGAAAGGAGCTAATGATGCACAATGATCCTGAGAAATGCTCAAGAGTGCTTGTCAAAGAGGCCCTAAAGCGCAACTCCTGTGATAATTTGACAGTCGTCGTCGTCTGTTTTTCATCAGACCCACCACCAAAAATCGAGGTTCCCAGATCTCAAAGGCGGAGGAGTATATCTGCTGAGGGCCTGGATCTTCTAAAGGGTTGCCTCGAGTTTTGA